The Mercurialis annua linkage group LG8, ddMerAnnu1.2, whole genome shotgun sequence genome window below encodes:
- the LOC126662250 gene encoding uncharacterized protein LOC126662250: MLASMNNELQKQHEKYPGAREILFHLQELYGESSRSARYEISKQLFRAKLSEGKDVGEHVNMMIRCIERLEGLDFIMDFNLQTDMILQSLPDSYGNFITNYYMNRIECTLAELSSMLITAQKNNVKGKEVSLVVASSSKTKKKKTKKNVLKAQKAIAKRKRTSENKGKCFFCEGEGHWKRNCPKYKEFKGKNKKNENPGEGSSK; the protein is encoded by the exons atgttggcatctatgaataacgagttgcaaaagcaacacgagaaatatccgggagcccgcgaaatattgtttcacttacaagagttgtatggtgaatcaagtcgttctgctagatatgagatatctaagcaattatttcgagcAAAGCTCTCAGAGGGAAAggatgttggagaacatgtgaacatgatgattcgatgtatcgaacgtctagagggtctagatttcatcatggacttcaatctccaaacggatatgatccttcaatcccttccggattcgtatggtaatttcatcacgaattactatatgaatcggatagaatgtacacttgccgagttatcaagcatgttgataactgctcaaaagaacaatgttaagggaaaggaagtttctcttgtggttgcttcttctagtaagactaagaagaagaaaactaagaagaatgttttgaaggcccaaaaggccattgcaaaaagGAAGCGCACCTCagagaacaaaggaaagtgtttcttttgcgagggcgagggacattggaaacgaaattgccccaagtataaggaatttaagggcaagaacaagaagaatgaaaatcccggtgagg gatctagcaaatga